The Cellulomonas wangleii genome includes a region encoding these proteins:
- the trhA gene encoding PAQR family membrane homeostasis protein TrhA — METTSARTTPTPGTTPPPRLSRDGSVHVTDERVNTVTHLAASCFALVGGAVLVAQAVTGGDLWKIVGLSVYAASVLLLFVASTLHHGIDRGPRVNGVLRTLDYASVFVLIAGSVTPLVLVLFRNAYGWAVLGAVWAVAAVGIALRSALRELPKYVTNTLYIAMGWMPVVLVGAGVDLPVGAYVLMAAGGLVYSVGFVVFVVERPNPLPGVLGFHEIWHVLVVLASVLHYLLMYRYVLPA, encoded by the coding sequence GTGGAGACCACGTCCGCACGCACCACGCCGACGCCGGGGACGACCCCACCACCGCGGCTCAGCCGCGACGGCAGCGTGCACGTCACCGACGAGCGGGTCAACACCGTCACGCACCTCGCGGCGAGCTGCTTCGCGCTGGTCGGGGGCGCCGTGCTCGTCGCCCAGGCGGTCACCGGGGGCGACCTGTGGAAGATCGTCGGGCTCAGCGTCTACGCCGCGTCCGTGCTGCTGCTGTTCGTCGCCAGCACGTTGCACCACGGCATCGACCGGGGGCCGCGCGTCAACGGCGTGCTGCGGACGCTCGACTACGCGTCGGTGTTCGTGCTGATCGCCGGGTCGGTGACGCCGCTGGTGCTGGTGCTGTTCCGCAACGCCTACGGCTGGGCCGTGCTGGGAGCGGTCTGGGCGGTCGCCGCGGTCGGCATCGCGCTGCGGTCGGCGCTGCGCGAGCTGCCCAAGTACGTGACGAACACGCTGTACATCGCGATGGGCTGGATGCCGGTGGTGCTCGTCGGCGCCGGTGTCGACCTGCCCGTGGGGGCGTACGTGCTGATGGCCGCCGGTGGGCTGGTCTACAGCGTGGGGTTCGTCGTGTTCGTGGTCGAGCGACCCAACCCCTTGCCCGGCGTGCTCGGCTTCCACGAGATCTGGCACGTGCTGGTGGTGCTCGCCTCCGTGCTGCACTACCTGCTGATGTACCGGTACGTGCTCCCCGCCTAG
- a CDS encoding heme-binding protein, producing the protein MTELPTFTVADLEAEPVLDLPAFTQDDAVDLGLLAVAVVRERGANLAVRVELHGETVFLAMTGSTGAGNLPWLEGKARVVHRLGEASLLVRRRHEAAGTPFDQRTDVDHVRFKAHGGSVPLRVAGEVVGTLTTSGEPDVVDHAVAAETVRRFLAARTA; encoded by the coding sequence GTGACCGAGCTCCCCACCTTCACCGTCGCCGACCTCGAGGCCGAGCCGGTGCTCGACCTGCCGGCGTTCACGCAGGACGACGCCGTGGACCTCGGTCTGCTGGCCGTCGCCGTGGTCCGCGAGCGCGGCGCGAACCTCGCGGTGCGCGTCGAGCTGCACGGCGAGACGGTCTTCCTGGCCATGACCGGCTCGACGGGCGCGGGCAACCTGCCCTGGCTCGAGGGCAAGGCGCGGGTCGTGCACCGCCTCGGTGAGGCGTCGCTGCTGGTCCGTCGGCGCCACGAGGCCGCGGGCACGCCCTTCGACCAGCGCACCGACGTCGACCACGTCCGCTTCAAGGCGCACGGCGGGTCGGTGCCCCTGCGCGTCGCCGGCGAGGTCGTGGGCACCCTGACGACGTCGGGCGAGCCGGACGTCGTCGACCACGCGGTGGCGGCGGAGACGGTCCGGCGGTTCCTGGCGGCGCGCACCGCCTGA
- a CDS encoding oxidoreductase, which produces MFDNLLSPGRIGRLETRNRIVMPPMHIGFGRRVEEQEVAYFAARAAGGVGLIITGTMTTTSRFEDNEGWPKVEDDSVVPDLARLADAVHAEGGLLAGQLTPGSGRVGPAEPGGDVPVSASATPWLSDPTRLCRELTTAEVEQLVADYGPAVARLAAAGFDAVDIHSHTGYLIDQFMSSQWNQRTDRYGGSLENRLRFPLELIAAARAAAPDLAITFRLTVDHHMPGGRSLDEALQMAPVIAGAGIDLLMVDDGAFETVDWIFPPYYMGDAPLLPGAAAVRRVVDVPVMATGNMTPEIGDRAVGAGEVDFIGMGRALIADPDLPRKLAAARPDAVRPCIRCNQLCVGNILVGQPIGCAVNPEVGVEAHLPGPAPQQKHVVVVGAGPAGLEVARVAASRGHRVDVYDENDHAGGVLWPAATPDFKRELRRMVDWWQGQLADLPVTLHLGHRITADSPELRDADQVVVATGSVQLVPASIPGTDRDDVVDVLRFHQGAPVGHRVVMVGGGLSGSDAALELAREGHDVTVVEMLDEIARDMLLVNRITLLRDLDEAGVRLVTSTRVKEITDDGVLVEGPDGPATLPADTIVLALGSRPRTDLLTELTAAGLPVEAVGDCVQPAKVGEAVNNGYALAARL; this is translated from the coding sequence GTGTTCGACAACCTGCTCAGCCCCGGCCGCATCGGCCGGCTCGAGACCCGCAACCGGATCGTCATGCCACCGATGCACATCGGCTTCGGCCGCCGCGTCGAGGAGCAGGAGGTCGCGTACTTCGCGGCCCGCGCCGCGGGTGGCGTCGGCCTGATCATCACCGGGACCATGACGACGACGTCACGGTTCGAGGACAACGAGGGCTGGCCCAAGGTCGAGGACGACTCGGTCGTCCCCGACCTGGCGCGGCTCGCGGACGCCGTCCACGCCGAGGGCGGTCTGCTGGCCGGGCAGCTCACGCCGGGGTCCGGCCGCGTGGGCCCGGCCGAGCCGGGCGGCGACGTCCCGGTGTCGGCGTCGGCGACGCCGTGGCTGTCCGACCCCACGCGCCTCTGCCGTGAGCTGACCACCGCCGAGGTCGAGCAGCTCGTGGCGGACTACGGCCCGGCCGTCGCGCGGCTGGCCGCCGCCGGGTTCGACGCGGTCGACATCCACTCCCACACCGGGTACCTGATCGACCAGTTCATGAGCAGCCAGTGGAACCAGCGGACGGACCGCTACGGCGGCTCGCTGGAGAACCGGCTGCGCTTCCCGCTCGAGCTCATCGCCGCCGCCCGCGCCGCCGCGCCGGACCTGGCCATCACCTTCCGCCTCACGGTCGACCACCACATGCCCGGCGGCCGCAGCCTGGACGAGGCGCTGCAGATGGCGCCGGTCATCGCCGGTGCGGGCATCGACCTGCTCATGGTCGACGACGGCGCGTTCGAGACCGTCGACTGGATCTTCCCGCCGTACTACATGGGCGACGCCCCGCTGCTGCCGGGCGCCGCGGCCGTCCGCCGCGTGGTGGACGTGCCCGTCATGGCGACGGGCAACATGACCCCGGAGATCGGGGACCGCGCGGTGGGAGCCGGCGAGGTGGACTTCATCGGCATGGGCCGTGCGCTCATCGCCGACCCCGACCTGCCGCGCAAGCTGGCGGCCGCCCGGCCCGACGCGGTCCGGCCCTGCATCCGCTGCAACCAGCTCTGTGTCGGCAACATCCTCGTCGGGCAGCCGATCGGCTGCGCCGTCAACCCCGAGGTCGGCGTCGAGGCGCACCTGCCCGGCCCCGCGCCGCAGCAGAAGCACGTCGTCGTCGTCGGCGCCGGGCCGGCCGGGCTGGAGGTGGCCCGGGTCGCCGCGTCCCGCGGGCACCGTGTCGACGTCTACGACGAGAACGACCACGCGGGCGGGGTGCTCTGGCCCGCCGCGACGCCGGACTTCAAGCGCGAGCTGCGGCGCATGGTCGACTGGTGGCAGGGGCAGCTCGCCGACCTGCCCGTCACCCTGCACCTGGGCCACCGCATCACGGCGGACTCCCCCGAGCTGCGCGACGCCGACCAGGTCGTCGTCGCCACGGGGTCGGTCCAGCTGGTGCCCGCGAGCATCCCCGGCACGGACCGGGACGACGTCGTCGACGTCCTGCGCTTCCACCAGGGCGCGCCCGTCGGGCACCGCGTCGTCATGGTGGGCGGCGGGCTCTCCGGCTCCGACGCGGCCCTCGAGCTCGCGCGCGAGGGGCACGACGTGACCGTCGTGGAGATGCTCGACGAGATCGCCCGGGACATGCTGCTGGTCAACCGGATCACGCTGCTGCGGGACCTGGACGAGGCCGGGGTGCGGCTGGTGACCAGCACCCGGGTCAAGGAGATCACCGACGACGGCGTCCTGGTCGAGGGGCCCGACGGCCCGGCGACCCTGCCGGCGGACACGATCGTGCTCGCGCTCGGCAGCCGGCCGCGCACCGACCTGCTCACGGAGCTGACCGCCGCGGGCCTGCCCGTCGAGGCCGTCGGGGACTGCGTGCAGCCGGCCAAGGTGGGGGAAGCGGTCAACAACGGGTACGCGCTGGCGGCGCGCCTCTGA
- a CDS encoding ABC transporter ATP-binding protein yields MTNATGVPALEIDGLRKVFGDHVAVDHVALTVPAGSCFGMVGVNGAGKTTLLSMATGLLRPDAGTARVFGVDVWTDAPRATALLGVLPDGLGMPERLTGEEVLTYLGLLRGLTEPVVRERRGELLDALELPHGRERLVVEYSTGMRKKLGLAVALLHGPRLLVLDEPLEAVDPVSARTIRRILADFVAGGGSVVISSHVMALVEQICDHVAVVDEGRMLVAGPLDEVRAGASLEERFTSLVGLTTEPVGLSWL; encoded by the coding sequence ATGACGAACGCCACCGGTGTGCCCGCGCTGGAGATCGACGGGCTGCGCAAGGTGTTCGGTGACCACGTCGCCGTCGACCACGTCGCGCTGACCGTCCCCGCGGGCTCGTGCTTCGGCATGGTCGGCGTCAACGGCGCCGGCAAGACGACGCTGCTCTCGATGGCGACCGGCCTCCTGCGTCCCGACGCGGGCACGGCACGCGTCTTCGGTGTCGACGTGTGGACGGACGCACCGCGCGCCACGGCCCTGCTCGGCGTCCTGCCCGACGGTCTGGGGATGCCGGAACGGCTCACCGGCGAGGAGGTCCTCACCTACCTGGGGCTGCTCCGCGGGCTCACCGAGCCCGTGGTCCGCGAGCGCCGGGGCGAGCTGCTCGACGCGCTCGAGCTGCCGCACGGGCGCGAGCGCCTCGTCGTGGAGTACTCGACGGGCATGCGCAAGAAGCTCGGCCTCGCCGTCGCGCTGCTGCACGGCCCGCGGCTGCTCGTGCTCGACGAGCCACTCGAGGCGGTCGACCCCGTCTCCGCGCGCACGATCCGGCGCATCCTCGCCGACTTCGTCGCGGGCGGCGGGTCCGTCGTCATCTCCAGCCACGTCATGGCGCTGGTCGAGCAGATCTGCGACCACGTGGCCGTCGTCGACGAGGGCCGGATGCTCGTCGCCGGACCGCTCGACGAGGTCCGCGCCGGCGCGTCCCTCGAGGAGCGGTTCACCTCGCTGGTCGGGCTCACGACCGAGCCGGTCGGCCTGTCATGGCTCTGA